From Demequina capsici, one genomic window encodes:
- the fliP gene encoding flagellar type III secretion system pore protein FliP (The bacterial flagellar biogenesis protein FliP forms a type III secretion system (T3SS)-type pore required for flagellar assembly.) — protein sequence MTPVPSGARSSLARRISVVLALLLASFLVMGVGGAASAAVSPVDPAAPTSPADPSVSAPGVSVDVYGVDGTPSSSIVVLIAITLLSVAPSLLLMTTSFTKIFVVLALTRNAMGLQGTPPTQVLAGLALFLSLFVMGPVLSEMNDTGVQPYLSGELTFSEAVDAGSAPLREFMLEHTRESDIALMTRAADAENPATPDDVSMTTLMPAFMLSELRAAFIIGFVIFVPFLVIDLVVSGALMSMGMMMLPPVMVSLPFKLLLFVLVDGWTLIITALIGSYG from the coding sequence TTCCTCGTGATGGGGGTCGGGGGTGCGGCGTCGGCCGCCGTCAGCCCCGTCGACCCCGCCGCCCCGACCTCTCCCGCTGACCCGTCCGTCTCCGCACCCGGCGTCTCCGTGGACGTCTACGGCGTGGACGGCACCCCGTCGTCCTCGATCGTGGTGCTGATCGCGATCACCCTGCTGTCCGTGGCGCCGTCGCTGCTGCTGATGACCACCAGCTTCACGAAGATCTTCGTGGTGCTGGCCCTCACCAGGAACGCGATGGGCCTGCAGGGCACGCCTCCCACGCAGGTGCTCGCCGGCCTGGCGCTGTTCCTGTCGCTGTTCGTGATGGGGCCGGTGCTGTCGGAGATGAACGACACGGGCGTGCAGCCGTACCTGTCCGGCGAGCTCACCTTCTCCGAGGCGGTCGACGCCGGCTCCGCGCCGCTGCGCGAGTTCATGCTGGAGCACACCCGCGAATCCGACATCGCGCTCATGACCCGCGCCGCCGACGCCGAGAACCCGGCCACCCCCGACGACGTCTCCATGACGACGCTCATGCCGGCCTTCATGCTGTCCGAGCTGCGCGCCGCGTTCATCATCGGCTTCGTGATCTTCGTGCCGTTCCTCGTGATCGACCTGGTCGTGTCCGGCGCCCTCATGTCGATGGGCATGATGATGCTGCCGCCCGTCATGGTGTCGCTGCCGTTCAAGCTCCTGCTCTTCGTGCTCGTGGACGGCTGGACGCTCATCATCACCGCGCTGATCGGGAGCTACGGCTGA
- the fliQ gene encoding flagellar biosynthesis protein FliQ, translated as MDTSAVLDIGLQAMILAAKLSAPMLITALAIGFGVSLFQSVTQIQEVTLSFVPKAIGVALALLIAGHWMIQEIITFTNDLFARIPGLLGG; from the coding sequence ATGGACACCTCGGCAGTTCTCGACATCGGCCTGCAGGCGATGATCCTCGCGGCCAAGCTCTCCGCGCCCATGCTCATCACGGCGCTCGCGATCGGCTTCGGCGTCTCGCTGTTCCAGTCGGTCACCCAGATCCAGGAGGTGACGCTGTCCTTCGTGCCGAAGGCGATCGGAGTCGCCCTGGCGCTGCTGATCGCCGGCCACTGGATGATCCAGGAGATCATCACGTTCACGAACGACCTGTTCGCCCGCATCCCCGGTCTGCTGGGGG